One Halanaerobiales bacterium genomic window, TTTTTTTATTTTTTAAACCAAGTTTTTCTTTTAATACTTTAAATATTTTTCTTTCATTCTTGTTAACCAATTCCAAACCTTTTTTTACCATGATTCTATTTTCAGAAGTTAAAGAAACAATATCGGCAATAGTACCAAGAGCAACAATATCTAATTTATTTTTTAATATATCTGTCATGTCATTTTTTTCTTTGTATTTTACAATACCCTGACACAATTTAAAAGCTACCCCTACACCTGCTAATTTTTTGAATGGATAGCTACAATCCTTAACTTTAGGATTTAATATACAATCAGCATCTGGCAATTTATCACCTGGTTGATGGTGATCAGTTACAATTGTTTTTAAATTATTATTTTTAGCCATTTTTAATTCCTTGTAGGCTGTTATTCCACAGTCCACTGTAATCATCAAATCATAATTTTTAGAAATTATTTTTTGTACAGCCTCAATATTAAGACCATATCCCTCTTCCATTCTATCAGGAATATAATAATCTATTTCATAATTAAAATATTCTTTGAAAAATAAATATAAAAGTGAAGTTGAAGTTATACCATCAACATCATAATCACCAAAAACAATTATTTTGCCGTCATTTTTAACAACATCTAAAATCATAGAAATTGATTTTTTCATATCAATAAAACCAAAAGGGTTACACAAATCAGATAGGGATGGGTTTAAAAAATTTTCCTCTTTTGATTTGGATATACCTCTTTTTTCTAATATCTTTCTTACTATATCATTATTCTCATTATTACTCTTTTTTATATACCATCTCTTGCTTTGCATTTTTAATCACCAATTTTATTTATTCCATAATAATTAGAGAAATCCTCCAAATTATTTTTCTTTTTCATTATTATTTTTCTTTTTCTTTGTATCAATCTCTTTTCTGTGTTCTAGTTTCTTTTCTAAATCTTTAATTTCATTTTTTAATGATTCTTTTTCTTCTTCCAAATTTTTAATTTCTTTTTCTAAATTCTTCTGTGCTTTTTTTATTTTTAATTGTTTAAAAGAACTAATAACCCACATGATTAAAGCACCTAAAACTGCAGCTCCAAAAACGACAACTACCAATGAAGTAGAAAATTCCCAACCAAAAAATAATAAAGATACAGGCCCAGCATTTTGAATCGAAAATATTGCAACAATAATCGCAAAAACCAAAGCAATAATTAAATTCTTTTGCATAAAAACCCCTCCTGTTAAAATTTGCCGGATCTAAAAATAGTTATAACCAGCCAGAGACCTAACACACCAGCAGAAGTATATCCCAAGAAACCTAAAAGTGGTATTCCAAATATATGAGGAGCGATATCAGTTTGTAAAATCATACTGGAACCAATCAAAAGTGCTGATACTATTAAACTTACTGACAGTCTATTAGATACAATATCAAGTTTTTTAATAAGAGGTTCTAAATTAGTATGTTCAAATTTTATAGATAAGTCATCATCAACTATTTTAGTTAATAATTCCTCCATTTCTTTAGGTACTCTTTTTCCTGTTTTCCTAAATTTCCAAAATATATTAAAAATTCTGCTTGCTAAATTTTTAGGTTTTAACCTATCTTCTACTAAATCTTTTATGAATCTTTCTTTCATATTAAATATATTGAAATTTGGATCTAAAGAAGTACCCACTCCTTCACTAACAGCCATAGCTCTCATTAATAGGAAAAATTCTGAGGGTAATTTTATATGAAATTTATAAATCAATCTCTGTAAATCTTTATTAATAGAACTTAAGTCAATTTCACTTAATTCTTTACTATAATATCTGTTCAATAAATCTTCGAATTCTAATATTAATTTTCGTCTATCAATATCCTGATCAACAATGCCTATATCCATAATTTTATCTACTATTATTTCAGTTTTTTTCCCTAATACTGCCAGAAAAATAGTAGTAAAAGCATCTTTATCTTTTTGAGTTATATGTCCGGCAAGACCAAAATCTAGATAAGCTATTTTATCTTTATCAACAACAAATATATTACCAGGATGAGGATCACCATGAAAAAAACCATCAATTAAAATTTGTTTAAATAATGCCCAGGCTCCAAGTTCGGCTATATATTCAGCATCAATATCCTGATGGTCTGGATCTACTTCAGACAATTTTGTTCCTTTTACTTCTTCCATAACTAAAAGTTTTTTTGATGATATTTTATCATAAACTTCTGGAATTATTATATGAGAATTATCTTTAAAATTGTTCTGAAATTTTTTGATATTAGAAATTTCTTTTTTAAAATCAATTTCTTTTTTTATCTCTTCTTCAAATTGAGAAATAATATTATTGGGTTC contains:
- a CDS encoding LapA family protein — translated: MQKNLIIALVFAIIVAIFSIQNAGPVSLLFFGWEFSTSLVVVVFGAAVLGALIMWVISSFKQLKIKKAQKNLEKEIKNLEEEKESLKNEIKDLEKKLEHRKEIDTKKKKNNNEKEK
- a CDS encoding AarF/UbiB family protein, which produces MRFNLANRYKHFKRYREISQVLLKNGFGFLLEVLDLKKYLPFKKRLKKHDSDFNKENLAKRTRLVLEELGPTFIKLGQILSTRADIIAPEFITEFSKLQDEVEGISFAKIKKVLNEELSEDYKKTFEYVNEEYQAAASIAQIHKAKLKNGQNVILKIQKPGIERKIKADIEILQNLANVLKNRNIIPDYIEPNNIISQFEEEIKKEIDFKKEISNIKKFQNNFKDNSHIIIPEVYDKISSKKLLVMEEVKGTKLSEVDPDHQDIDAEYIAELGAWALFKQILIDGFFHGDPHPGNIFVVDKDKIAYLDFGLAGHITQKDKDAFTTIFLAVLGKKTEIIVDKIMDIGIVDQDIDRRKLILEFEDLLNRYYSKELSEIDLSSINKDLQRLIYKFHIKLPSEFFLLMRAMAVSEGVGTSLDPNFNIFNMKERFIKDLVEDRLKPKNLASRIFNIFWKFRKTGKRVPKEMEELLTKIVDDDLSIKFEHTNLEPLIKKLDIVSNRLSVSLIVSALLIGSSMILQTDIAPHIFGIPLLGFLGYTSAGVLGLWLVITIFRSGKF